CAGAGAACTGGTGTTCCCTCCCAACGGGAAACTCACCCTAATCTCTTCCTCACGAGACAAAACCCTAAGGATATGGGATCTAAACCACAAAGGTTATTCATCGCTCTGTTCCTTTATATTTTACACTATGACCCGTGGATCATATTGATGTTTTTCTGCAAATCAAGTCTTTCATCGCCGAAGCTTGACAAATGAGTGTGTTTCTCCTGGTGCATCCtgggtgggtatagctcagtggtagagcatggacggcagatcaagaggttgcaggttcaaatcccccctccccGGTACATTGCTTCGGTTAAAAGCGCATGCAAAATAAACTCATTTTGACTACATCATCACCTTCAATGATCTTCTCCTCCTTGTCACTCAGGTAAGAAGGTCCACGTCCTCTCTGGACACAAAGACTGGATCAgcagctgctgtgtgtctcctgacTGCAGCATGATCGCGTCCGTCGGCAGGTTTGACAGGGTAAGCCGCATGCCTGGACACGCCAGCAATCAGTCTGAACCGGAGCCACTGTTTACGTtctgtcccccaccccccccccaacccccagatgGTGTGCCTGTGGAGCCTCAGGTCCTACACTTTTATCAGGACACTCAGTGTCTTCTTCAAGACCTTCTTCCTGCTCGTGTCGTGCGACTTCTCCCCGGATGGGGCGCTGCTTGCCACAGCGGCCTTCGGAGGCGCCAGCTGGTGGATCGACCTGTGGGACCCctacactggagagaagctggCCTCACTGGTGTACGCGCAGCCACACTGCACTGTCCTACTGTGGAACAACACTACACTGTAACACTAACAACATTGCAGTCGTACTGTGGAACAACACTACACTGTAACACTTAACAACACTGCACTCATACTGTGGAACAGCACTACACTGTAACACTTAACAACACTGCAGTCGTACTGTGGAACAACACTACACTGTAACACGAACAACACTGCATCTTTACAGTTCAGTCACACTGTCGTTTACCTCCACCGTAATACGGTGATGGTACTTCACGGCTTAACCTCCAGCGCTAACGTAGCTCCCTCTTGTGTTTGTCCACAGGGATGACTGCATCCACGGGCAGAACCAGATCTCCGCTCTGCAGTTTTCCCCCGACGGCCTGCACCTGGCTGTCGTCACCGACAGGTGAGACATCCGCCTGCCTCTCACCTTGTAGACGTCGGGGCCCCTCCGCCCAGGAGAGTTCAGCGCCGTCTCTCTGTTGACTGAGGCCACTCTTCTGGTTTCAGGGCGGTGTGCGTCTGGGAGCTGGGCCAGGAGAACATGCTGCTGAACACCAAGGGGCAACACGCCACCAACGGACTGTGCTGCAGATTCCACCCACAAGGAGGGGTCGTTGCCATGGGGTAAACATTGTCTTGAATTGCGTCCCTCCTCCATAGGACGAGTCTCCGGAATGCGTCCAGCTATACTCTAGTCTGTGAGGTCGTTGTTGGTCTGTCGTAGCTTGGACGGGTTGAATGTGTGCCCCTCTATGCAGCTTTTACAAGTACACCCTCCTCAGAGCAAGGTTTCTGCCAAACCTTTTATACAAATTAGGGTTTGGTTCCAACCCTCATTGTGACAAACCGGATTTATCTTAGAACCATTTAATTCATGTAACCTGAAACCTACAGGGGGGTAGCTAGAACTCCATGATTAGAGTTGCAGCCCCATTAAAGAGAATCCAAAAAGTATGTTTTCTACTATCAGAGAGCACCCACTGGACAGTCTGCTGTTAGGGGCAACGTCACAAGCCTGTGTTGTTACAGGACCCGGGACGGCCACGTGAGGTTCTGGAAGGTTCCGCTCAAGGTACCCAGCCTGGTCCATCTCAGCCGCTCTGCCCTGCGCCTCTCCGTCTCCACACAACAGGTACAGGCACTGCCCATTCCACGCAGGATCCTCGATTTCCTTACCTACCGGAACATTCCCAACGTCTTCAACGAGCCCACCTGGGACTCCTGAGCAGGAAGAACCTGTATTCCCAAGAGGCAGACACTGCCCAGGCTAGTCAGATGTTTAACTGTTGTGATTTATTTGTTTTAATTGTCAGGGAGGAGTGTCATATGATGTGACTAAACTAAGTCAGGCGTGAGAATGTAAAGCTGGATTTTTGCACTGCTATTGATTGTATTTCAAAGAATTATATTTTTTGCTTGAGATTTTGTATATTCAGATTTTATATTTATTGTGTAAATCTTACTACAGAGTAACCAGTAAAACTACAGAGATTATAGgaccaaaaaaagaataaagttATTTATAATATTGTGTGCGTGGTAgatgtgtgtacatctgtgttgTAATGAACCACATAACACTGGCCTACCAAAACAATATTTTATTTCaacataaaaatgtaaaaaacaaaaagacCCAGACAAACTGGACTGAAGGGATATTCATATACATGTTTCTGTGTATCTCATCTTGTTGCTGTCCTTAAATTGTCAATCTGACACGACTTCATGACACTCACATTATCCCCCTGAACTACAGCGCCCCCTGTTGGACAGCACCCCCAGATCAACATCTTTGAGCAAGGCAGCAGCAGCTTTTCTAGAATCATCTCCAGAATACTTcctattctcccccccccccgcccccccttctccttccttccttcctcagaTGCAACATGCCTGAACATGTGGCCCTCTATACAGCTGTCAGCAGTTAGGTCACATTAGAACCGACTCCCgataggaggaaggaaggaaggatgtgcTTTGAGGGAGTCAAGACTCCATGTCCCAGGATGCAGCGGAAGGCCCGCTGCCGACCCCCTCCCGGGCAGCAGGGGTTCTAGTAGGCCTCGCTCACCACCAGGTCCCTGACCGCCTGGAAGGCAGCCACGAGGCTGCTGAGCTGGATCTTCTCACTGGTGCCCGAGGCTAGCCGGTACCTGAGgagcacagcagcagcacagctcAGGATGGATGACGGCTTTTTGAagtttctttgccattttttcttcattcattTCGTACCGCTACAGGCCATTGGGACGATTTGGTCTTGCTCCTCGTGACAATCCCTTGTAGCCTATCCAacctaataataatataaacctATGACAAATACTGTTAAGGCCGAACTTACATGAGCTACTATACTTACTAGCAGCACATTTTATAAAGAATTTGAAAGAAAAATGAGTAATACTGAGAGCAACGTGTCGACACACCTTTATAAACTATCTCCAAAAACAATCAGGGATTTTATGTTTTCCCCTCAGATCTTTAGGGATTGGAGGCAGAGGGACCCTCCATTGTAGTTAGTGTTTATGTTCAACTCCCGAGTTATGCCACTTACTCAATGTCAGCCAGTTTGATCAGCAGGCCTATCCGGATGGCAGGGGGGAAGTCCACTGAAAGAAAACAAACTCACTCAATTATTAATGCTGCAACAAAACACAAATCCATCCAGAAAACATAAAGTCATGCAGCACAATTAGATGTGCCACAGAGTGCTCTTCTACTGGAACAACCTGCTAATTAAAACCCGCAGAGAATAAAACATTTCCAAAAAGAAGTGAAGTGGCATATATGACAGAAAGAAAACTGAAAAAGATGCACATTAAAACAAACGTGTCTGCATCTTTCTGCAGCCAAACTCGCGGGTAGCCaagcctctctctcgctctccctccctccttctctctctccagcgccCAGCTAACGATTCCCCCTACAATGAGAACACCGGTAGCCATGGCAACCACAAGGGGTCTCCCGGGAAACCGTAGCAGGAAAAACATGTAGAGTCAGTATTCAGATGGCTGCACCACCTCCAGAACACAGGCCTGTAGCcagaatggaggagaagagTGGAAAGATGAaggagtggagggatggaggagaggaggagtgtgaggggtggaggagtggaagggtgagggatggaggagagacgtGGAGTGgatggggtggagagatggaggagtggaggagagagatggaggagaggaagggtggagagatggaggagtggaggagagaaatggaggagaggaagggtggagagatggaggagtggaggagagagatggaggagtggaggagagagatggaagagtggaggagaggaagggtggagatggaggagtggaggagagagatggaggagtggaggagaggaagggtggagatggaggagtggaggagagagatggaggagtggaggagaggaagggtgtaGAGATGGTGGAGTGGAGAACAGGAgtgaagaggtggagagatggaggggtggaagtgtggaggtagagaggtcaAGTGGTAGAAGTGTAGTTTTAACAGGGGTGCACTACCGAACTGAtgctgtctccatgtctgtgaCAGTGTGAGACCAGCAAACTGTGTTTCTGTGACAGTGTGAGACCAGCAGACTGTGTTTCTGTGACAGTGTGAGACCAGCAGACTGTTTCTGTGACAGTGTGAGACCAGCAGACTGTGTTTCTGTGACAGTGTGAGACCAGCAGACTGTGTTTCTGTGACAGTGTGAGACCAGCAGACTGTGTTTCTGTGACAGTGTGAGACCAGCAGACTGTGTTTCTGTGACAGTGTGAGACCAGCAGACTGTTTCTGTGACAGTGTGAGACCAGCAGACTGTGTTTCTGTGACAGTGCGAGACCAGCAgactgcgtgtgcatgtgtgtgtgacgagcAGACTGCGTGTGGAGCAGGTGACCAGGGGGCAGGTGGTGTCGTCACCTCTGTGGACCAGCAGGTGAACCTCGGTCAGGATGTCCTGGAGGGCCAGACCTTTCAGAGTCTTCAGCTGGAGGATCTCTGAACAGGGAGCAGCTAAGGATGGCCACACACAAAACCAATCCACGCCCCCGGTGTCACCTCACCCAGCTGCAGcattttccttcctccctcctgtccttctaTCCATTCATCTCCACTCTAGTCATCATCACCCTCCCCACTCCCAGGCCTGTCTGTTCTGTTAGGCCCAGCAGAGAGGATACGATTGTAGGCTGTGGTGAAGTCCTTGTTGAGGGCCCAGTCCAGGATATTGGCGATGtccgaggggagggggtggccgGTGCATGTGTACACCGTGTCTCCACACACCTTCCCATAGGCCATATTGGTGCTCTGAGGGACGAATCAGAAGGCCAGGATCGTTAGGACGGTCCTTCTGACAAATGGTTATGTTTGTGATGGTTCATATTTCTGTTATCATGCTACACTTTGAGCAGGACTTCCCATAGCACAAAGGGAACGTTGGATGAAAGGGGAAGAAATCGAAACGAGGAAGTGCTTGCAGGGTTCGTTTAGGTGGACGTTTTCGGAAACAGAGTGACAGAGTTCCTGGTCCTACCTGCAGGATGTTCAGGGATCTCCTCATGTCCCCCGACGACAGCGACACCACCGCCTTCATCCCGTCACCCGTGATGTCGATGCTGCAAACATGTCACCAGGGAGCCAGGGGTCAAACAGGGTTAAGCTACACATatatgcgtgtgcatgtggttatgcatgcgtgtgtaagAAAGTCCTAACCCCAGACATCCACATGGGTTAATCCAACGAGTTAAGCAAAACTACCAAcagtagaccccccccccccacacacacacacacacacacacctctcctgctGGATGACGTGCTGGAGGCGAGGGATCATCTGTTCTTGGGACAGCGGGCCGAAGCGGAACCTGGTGCAGCGAGACTGCAGTGCTGGGATGATCTTAGACAGGTAGTTACAGATCAGACAGAAGCGCACGTTCTCCGTGAACTTCTCAATGACTGCGACCGgacagaggcaggagggagggagggagaggtagagagagagagagagagagaggtagagagatatatagagagagattgagggagagagagagaagaggagagagagaatggaaagagatagaggaggaggaatgggagaACAGTAATGAACTCTTTGTGTAGCTAAGACATTGTTAATGTTCTCTTTCAGTAGGTACTACAACAACAGACAAGGTGCAATAACCATGTTAATGTGCCATAACCACATGGTGGTGTGATAACCATGAAgtcatgtgttcatgtgtcatAACCACATGGTGGTGTGTGATAACCATGAAgtcatgtgttcatgtgtcatAACCACATGGTGGTGTGTGATAACCATGTaatcatgtgttcatgtgtcataaccacatgggggggggggggggggggtgataacgGTGCAtggctcctctctgccccctctcctctctcccgttGGCTGGGAGCGCTCTGCCACTCAGACGCAGCCAACAGGCCATCTGCTCAGCTGCCCATTTGGCGGCGAGCGTGCCCGCCCCGAACCAGCAGATGGTTACCTCGCCGCAATGCATTCTGGGCGTCCTGGGTCATGGCATCCGCCTCGTCCAGTATTACCAACTTGAAGCCCCTCCTGGGAATGGGAACACACATCAGTGAGCAGGCCAGGGCTGCAGTCTATTGAGGGTACACTGTAGGGAGGACTACACTGTAGGGAGGACTACACTGTAGGGAGGACTACACTGTAGGGAGGACTACACTGTAGGGAGGACTACACTGTGGGGAGGACTACACTGTGGGGAGGACTACGCTGTAGGGAGGACTACGCTGTAGGGAGGACTACGCTGTAGGGAGGACTACGCTGTAGGGAGGACTACGCTGTAGGGAGGACTACGCTGTAGGGAGGACTACGCTGTAGGGAGGACTACGCTGTAGGGAGGACTACGCTGTAGGGAGGACTACGCTGTAGGGAGGACTACGCTGTAGGGAGGACTACGCTGTAGGGAGGACTACGCTGTAGGGAGGACTACGCTGTAGGGAGGACTACGCTGTAGGGAGGACTACGCTGTAGGGAGGACTACGCTGTAGGGAGGACTACACTGTAGGGATGACTGCGTTGCCCCCCCACTGTTCTCATCCTTACACAGCACCATAGCCCATGGCAACGTACTTAAAGAAAAGAAGGGAAGCTGAATAAAAACGCAGTTTCAAAACCGTCGACCAACTAAGAATGTCCGTCTAGTCTTACGTCATGTCTTACGAGTAGCTGCATGGGAGCAATAAAGCATGAGAGGTGTTTGTCGAAGGTATTTAACGGGCAACTGGGAAACTCAATATGGTCTGGTGTACGTGTTAGGCGTTGGATCTGTTATTGTGTGTCGTCAGGGGCTCACTTGAATATGGTCCTGGTGCTGGCGAAGCTGAGGATGGGGCCTCGCACCACGTCGATCCCCCTGTCGTCGGACGCGTTcagctggagggagagcagcATCGTGAACGCCTGCTCACCTTACCAGATGGCGTTACTTCTgtcaacaccaccaccccccacccccacccgggGAAACAATAAAGTTCTACTGTACTCGACTGAACGCGAACATGTCTCTGCTTACCTCCAGAACCATGGAATTGAACTCCTTCTCCTTGTAGAGCTGCCTGGCACAGGCTAGGATGGTGGAGGTCTTGCCTGTCCCGGGAGGGCCATAGAAGAGGAGGTGCGGGAGCTTCTCTTCACTAATGAACTTCTGgactggtgggggggtggggggggtggcatGTTTAAATTAGAAGTTGTTCTATTTAGGAAAGGTAGTTTTCAAAGACTGGTTTGACTTAAATCAGTTGGTTGTCAAATATTTAAGCAATTATAAACTAGACTTGAGAAAAACTCGTTCTGAAACTGAGAATTATACAAGCAGATGAATTATACACCTATGTCCTGCACTTACTAGTGCTTAAAATGTCCTTGTGAGAGATCAAGTCATCGAGAGTTTGCGGTCTGTATTTCTCAACCCTGCAATGAGACAGTGACATCAATACAGTGTTTTCAAATATCTGACAGATGTTGACAAACACTATAAATGCATTACACAACCAGTCAACCCCTTTACTGTTACCTAAATGTCAACACAAATGTCAATTTCCAAGGAATGACAAAAAATAAGGATGCTTAACTAGCAAGCAAGATATTAAGCTAAGATATCAAGCTAACGTATTAGCGAAAATATAGATATCGCTACTTAGTACTACTAATACTGTCAGTAGTGTCCAGCCGTCCTCTTTTTAACAGAATATGAACCGTAGCTAACTGTGAACATACAATTAGAACACCACAATGCTAATATCTACATACTTGATAAGGTCATGTGTAACATAAGAATATAGTTAATATACAATATTAGCTAATCAGTTTGGCCTATACCCGCATCATAACATCAGACATAAGCTATCTACCTACTAGCTTCCTAGGAAAACTTCGCTCTTGACACTGCTAAGCTACCCTGGTTTGACAATCAACTCACCATGGCAAATTTCTGGACTGCAACGACGTTCTGCTTGTCGATGCCATGTGAATGATGTGATATTTTATCAAGCTTAATGCAAGTTAAGATAAACAATAAGTTGACAATGTTTTGGAGCTCTATCTAAAAACCCTTGGCGCGGTGTTCTTCAACGTGTGCGTGAGACGTCAGAGCCAAATCTGTCTAGGTCCAATCAGGAACGGCTCCGGCTAGGGAGAATTGCATATATTATTTTACGCGCCAAAtgaaatcgaggctcaacattGATGTTACAAATACGTTGAACACAATGCAGCCTATCAAATCATATTTGATTTGTGTAGCCCTTTTTGCCAACAAATGCCAAAGAGGGCGTCACAGATGCCCACTGATCAGCGCCTATAACCAACTTAATAAAGTAATATTTGACATAAATGGTAAAAACAGCATGGGAATCTGGAACAGCATTACCTTCTGAAAAGGTACATTAATATCTATATATGGATATTAGTGGTTATAGCCGAAGTACAATAGTGGCAGTAGTACTACAAAATATAAGGGCGTCAAAAGAGAAAAGGTGTGACCCGTTAGGCCTGTGTAGGACAGAAACAAACGAGCCTTTTCAGCTCAGCTAGACACAATGCTGCTTGATGTCTCTGCAGGTGACACTGAGGAAATGTCAGAAAAATGTTAGACCAGTGACCAGCGGCCTCATTGAAGATGACACGCTCGTGTACTGCCCTGGATGCCCCCTATTTGTTTACCTACCGCCCACCAACAAAAGAGCACAAATTGTCACAACGCATAACTCAGGTAAAGTTTTAGGGCTATGCGTTCTCGTCCATCTGAGCATGAGGTAACCAATGAAATCCCGCAGTACAGTTTGTCTGAAGTGTGTGCTCAAGTGGCATGAAGCATGTGCGTGacatgtgagggagagagagggagagagagagagagagagagagagagagagagagagagagagagagagagagagagagagagagagagagagagagagagagagagagagagagagagagagagagagagagagagagagagagagagagagagagagagagagaggctggctgaaattgtctgtgtgtcaggTTAAATAATGTATCCTAAAGTAGCCTAGACTACCCTACCCTAGACGACCCCAAAAAATAGCAGCCTCCTATAATATACATCTGACAAGATATTTCATTCGATGTTGTATGGGAAACTGGCATGTGAGTTCTGGATTGCTGCTCATAACAAGGGTTCAGGTTGCCACTTCGATGACAGCAAAAAGCACGCATTCTCAATCGCCGCACTGATACGCATCTCGCGAGATCTCAGTCAGCATCTCGGTGgtgcctctcctcctgttcccctcGGCCGTGcggtgctgctgctgtggattTGATTGACAGGAAACATGTCGGTGTGGTTGGAGCGAACCTGGATGCAGCTGCCAGCTCAGGAGACGGGGAGTACCTGCGCCCAGTTCACAGATCTCCTTTAAAATGACAATGCGACGCTCGCTAACAAGCGATCCGTTGGTGACGAAGCGTTGAACAGCTTGTTACATCTTCTCAAAATGAACAACCGCTAACTGGATTGAGCTAATTCAAGCGCTCTGCTCAGAtttgtgtttctgcctgtgCATCTTCATAGTGTGTGTGATATCGCCTCAGCATCAACACTCAATCAGAGACACCTTGATGAAACACCAGGAAATACGCGGACTGCTGCAATGGAGTCGTCTCTCACACATCTCAAGTCTCGTATATGAAACCTTCATACTACAATGTCATCACACCTTGGTTGGCATTTTGCAGCTTCTTCTATCTGATGGGGTTTTCCACTTTTAGTTTCGGTGTAGAATTTTTGTAAGTGCAGATAAAAAAATTAACGACCACTGCTGGCAAACTATGGACGAAGAGAATATGACAAAAAGCGAAGAGCAGCATCTTAGTTTGGAAAAAGCCTTGCAACAGTGCGAGTTGGTGCAGAACATGATAGACATTAGCATCTCCAGTTTGGAGGGGTTACGAACCAAATGTGCCACATCCAACGACTTGACACAGAAAGAAATACGAACGTTGGAGGTAAGCGCAAATGACACACAGTTACAACCCAAATCAGTATGACATGTACTAGGCTATTTATTCCATATGTCAATGTGCACAGTATTAAGTGGTTGGGCTGTGAAATGGTTGTCTATGGCATAGACATAGGCTCTATGCTATAAGGTTGTAGACTTAGTGTTGAACATCTATCTGTTTTGTTCAGGGTAATAAATCTAGCAGCAGAAGCTGCAGCGAGCTGCAGAGAGCTTGCGCATTCTGCAGGTGGTGTAGAGAAGGTGGATCAACCATTCTTCTCCATCACAATTCTCCCTTTAAACGCCGAGGCCTACACATTCTTTGTTTACGATTCATTACTCTTCCTGCGCGTCTGTCAACGGCACGGCAAATAGTAGGCTATACACAAGAGTATATTAGCGAAATTGCTTCAAAATATTGTGATCCGTTTAATTGGCCCACAGGGAATTCCGTAAATTGCGTTATGTAATGGCCATGATATTGGGGGCTGTGATAGCCTATCAAAACACATTGCCGACAGATTTGTTGctacaaaaataaattaaacacTGCTGGTTCACGCATTTGTAGAATTCTAAGCCCTGCTCGACCACAGCCGGTTGGTTATAAATGGAGACATACATTTACTGTAGGCCTCAGCCCACCTGATGACTTCACCGAGTAAAGAAGACAATTTATTAGTACTGCAGGAAACGTGTCTTTTATGAGGTTGACGTtagactgtctgactgactgaaacGGCAGTATGCCTTTTTCGTTGTCAGTCATGACACTCATTCCTTATAGAGTGGTCATCTCATAGGCCtactttattattttttgtGTAGCAAAACCCCCAGAGTCGTCATTGTGGCCTTATAAATACTCTAAATGTACAGGTCCTGCCTTATGTAAAGAATTTATCACTAAAATGACTCAAAGTCAATATCGGCATATGGCAGTTGATTATATCCTGCTGTCTTTTTATTTTGCACAATTTCCACTTTTTTGGAGACATTGAAATTGCTCTTTTAATGGTCAAGAAAAACCTGCTGTTAGTGGATGTGAGACCTTCCAACAGGGCCGTGTATCATCATTTCTCTCCTCTGAACTTTCCCATCGGTTTGGTTATAGCTCTCCCGTGCGGCAAGTCAGAGGTTTAAATCCCACCTGTTGGATATCCACATTGACAGGAGCAGGACGGAAACATACGTAAAGATGTGACGCTGCCTAGTGACCTCCTTTCCTCTCAGTGGAGGTTACACACCCAGTCCCAGCTGACTCAAGCCCCGCCTCCATCCACAACGACTCGGAGGAACTGTATGAGATAGCGTTGAGCGAAAAGAGAAGATAACAAACTAGGAGCAAGGAGGAACTCGGAGGTCAAAGTGGCAGTGGATACCAGAGAAAGGAAGAGCATTAACAGTTCTTTTGTGTGGGAATAAATACAGATTTTCACGTGTTAAATATACCCCTTCAGAACACGCTCATGTCAAGATTAGGTAAAAACACAAATGTTCTGTCAACTGTATTGACATTGAGGCTGAGGTTCAGACAGTTAATAATCCTTTTCTTCTTAAAAAAGAATAAAGACTTTGCACCTCTTACCGTATCTGTTACCAGTGTCTCACGGCCCCGAAGCTGGGACACACAGAGGTGTGTTTAATTTAACACCACCGCTCATCCTGACTAGGGAGAGCTGTGGCTCTGTACCATCGTTGTACGGGGCTAGGACATCTTAAGCCACATTCAAACTGACTGTTGGTGAGATTCATACACCTACTGT
Above is a genomic segment from Osmerus mordax isolate fOsmMor3 chromosome 24, fOsmMor3.pri, whole genome shotgun sequence containing:
- the wsb2 gene encoding WD repeat and SOCS box-containing protein 2 yields the protein MCSSEEKIGQRPTSPEQLLMELRSAHAPSLHGRAGCETWSVDFSPDGEWFAWSMGHGIVWLVAWPLDADKKGRDRPDKTINCGQTVWGLAFGPRPPSAASSKANAATNERLSSLLLATGLDNGVIMIWSVATGCHLYDLKGHDGIARELVFPPNGKLTLISSSRDKTLRIWDLNHKGKKVHVLSGHKDWISSCCVSPDCSMIASVGRFDRMVCLWSLRSYTFIRTLSVFFKTFFLLVSCDFSPDGALLATAAFGGASWWIDLWDPYTGEKLASLVDDCIHGQNQISALQFSPDGLHLAVVTDRAVCVWELGQENMLLNTKGQHATNGLCCRFHPQGGVVAMGTRDGHVRFWKVPLKVPSLVHLSRSALRLSVSTQQVQALPIPRRILDFLTYRNIPNVFNEPTWDS
- the rfc5 gene encoding replication factor C subunit 5 encodes the protein MASTSRTSLQSRNLPWVEKYRPQTLDDLISHKDILSTIQKFISEEKLPHLLFYGPPGTGKTSTILACARQLYKEKEFNSMVLELNASDDRGIDVVRGPILSFASTRTIFKRGFKLVILDEADAMTQDAQNALRRVIEKFTENVRFCLICNYLSKIIPALQSRCTRFRFGPLSQEQMIPRLQHVIQQESIDITGDGMKAVVSLSSGDMRRSLNILQSTNMAYGKVCGDTVYTCTGHPLPSDIANILDWALNKDFTTAYNQILQLKTLKGLALQDILTEVHLLVHRVDFPPAIRIGLLIKLADIEYRLASGTSEKIQLSSLVAAFQAVRDLVVSEAY